One genomic region from Mus pahari chromosome 14 unlocalized genomic scaffold, PAHARI_EIJ_v1.1 14_unlocalized, whole genome shotgun sequence encodes:
- the LOC110314600 gene encoding LOW QUALITY PROTEIN: schlafen family member 9-like (The sequence of the model RefSeq protein was modified relative to this genomic sequence to represent the inferred CDS: inserted 1 base in 1 codon): METHPSLVVKQTYPDLIIYVGEVTIGEEGRNKMDSRKRKLEKTRITEAACALLNSGGGVIAMQMANKSEHPVEMGQDLEKSLRELIMSPNMQAFFETRQQEDQFYIFVKSWSCSPEDGSAKPRICSLGSSLYCRALTSKVAMDSREAFDFLKGKKRYVKCSPTDNRVNKIPGATFQNSLESNQAFEIFQSKKLEYGQYLLFSESTLIEFKQFSTKHVQEYMKDIIPEYISAFANTQGGYLFIGVDDKNIILGCPKDNVDRDSLKTVANKAISKLPVYHFCSSKDKDKVSYETRVIDVYREGNLYGYLCVIKVEPFCCAVFSEAPISWMVDKEKGVYSLNTEEWVHMMVDVGPEAASNDLSKDFECQLSLSHSPPHCRPVYSKKGLEHKGDLQEHLFQVSPDHIKYTPESLWSELCYEHERLEDLVYQQIRSFSCGLLILSRSWAVDLNLEEKQXXXXXXXXXXXXXXXXXXXXXXXXVNTGGYTGRVCVMTKVLGLSSQNKIKTNGGSVSPIDYPHSYNLANIQEMQALLQALVIVLLNFRSFLSDQLGCEILNLLTAQQYEILSKSLCKTRELFVHGLPGSGKTIIAVKIMEKIRNTFHCETDRILYICENQPLRDFIQAKNICQAVTRKTFMKDVFETNRIQHIIVDEAQNFCTEDGNWYEKAKGITRRMKCCPGMFWIFLDYFQTSHLKKSGLPNFLCQFPKEELTQVVRNVDKVAEFLQQELQKFRDNPPCSIPQESLNILHGFYWIHGISGTHKTKYLTLEKMVTYVAEKCDVFLSKGYSPQDIAVLFSTDREKKSYEHMFLREIRKRRRASQMNVTSLCHSNMFDSIRRFSGLERSIVFGINPIATEQPISHNLLLCLASRARKHLYILYLSAPEGHSSTVAC; encoded by the exons ATGGAGACACATCCCTCCTTAGTGGTGAAACAGACTTACCCAGACTTGATCATCTATGTAGGAGAAGTGACTATCGGAGAAGAAGGTAGAAATAAAATGGACTCAAGGAAGAGAAAGCTGGAAAAGACAAGAATTACAGAGGCTGCTTGTGCTCTGTTAAACTCTGGAGGAGGAGTGATTGCTATGCAAATGGCTAACAAGAGTGAGCATCCTGTGGAGATGGGACAGGACTTGGAAAAGTCTTTGAGAGAGCTTATTATGTCCCCTAACATGCAGGCTTTCTTTGAGACCAGGCAACAAGAGGAccagttttacatttttgttaaatCTTGGAGCTGCAGCCCTGAAGATGGTTCTGCTAAGCCTCGAATTTGCAGCCTGGGCTCTTCCCTGTACTGTCGAGCTTTAACTTCTAAGGTTGCCATGGACTCAAGAGAAGCATTTGACTTTCTGAAGGGCAAGAAGAGGTACGTCAAATGCAGTCCTACTGATAACAGAGTCAATAAAATTCCAGGAGCCACGTTTCAGAACAGCCTTGAATCAAATCAAGCTTTTGAAATTTTCCAAAGTAAGAAACTTGAATATGGCCAATACTTGCTTTTTTCTGAATCCACACTTATAGAGTTTAAACAATTCTCTACCAAACATGTCCAAGAATATATGAAAGACATAATTCCAGAGTACATCTCCGCATTTGCAAACACCCAGGGAGGCTATCTTTTCATTGGAGTGGATGATAAGAATATCATCCTGGGATGCCCTAAAGACAACGTTGACCGTGACTCTTTGAAGACTGTGGCAAATAAAGCAATTTCCAAGTTGCCAGTTTACCATTTTTGTTCATCTAAAGACAAGGACAAGGTGTCTTATGAGACCAGAGTCATAGATGTGTATCGAGAAGGAAATTTGTATGGTTATCTCTGTGTGATCAAAGTAGAGCCATTCTGCTGTGCGGTATTCTCAGAGGCTCCCATTTCATGGATGGTAGACAAGGAGAAAGGTGTCTACAGCCTGAACACTGAGGAATGGGTACACATGATGGTGGATGTTGGCCCAG AGGCAGCTTCTAATGACCTGTCTAAAGATTTTGAATGTCAGCTGAGTCTATCCCACAGCCCTCCACACTGCAGACCAGTATATTCTAAAAAAGGACTGGAACATAAAGGTGACCTGCAAGAGCATTTATTCCAAG TGTCACCAGACCATATAAAGTATACTCCCGAATCTCTCTGGAGTGAGCTGTGTTACGAGCATGAGAGACTAGAGGATTTAGTATACCAGCAAATACGTTCTTTCTCCTGTGGTTTGCTGATCCTCTCTAGAAGCTGGGCTGTGGACCTGAACCTGGAAGAGAAGC GGAGNNNNNNNNNNNNNNNNNNNNNNNNNNNNNNNNNNNNNNNNNNNNNNNNNNNNNNNNNNNNNNNNNTGGTGAACACTGGTGGCTACACTGGTAGAGTGTGTGTCATGACCAAGGTTCTCGGCCTGAGTTCTCAGAACAAGATCAAGACCAATGGGGGCTCAGTCTCTCCTATTGATTACCCACACTCCTATAACCTtgcaaacatccaggaaatgcaggcCTTGCTGCAGGCCCTTGTGATTGTCTTGCTCAACTTCAGATCTTTCTTGAGCGACCAGCTTGGCTGTGAAATTTTGAATCTTCTCACAGCCCAACAGTATGAGATACTCTCAAAAAGTCTCTGCAAAACCAGAGAACTATTTGTGCATGGCTTGCCAGGCTCAGGGAAGACAATCATAGCCGTGAAAATCATGGAAAAGATCAGAAACACGTTCCACTGTGAAACAGACAGAATCCTCTACATCTGTGAAAATCAGCCATTGAGGGACTTCATCCA GGCAAAAAATATCTGCCAGGCAGTGACCCGGAAAACCTTCATGAAAGATGTCTTTGAGACAAACAGGATCCAACACATCATTGTTGATGAAGCCCAGAATTTCTGCACTGAGGATGGGAACTGGTATGAGAAGGCAAAAGGAATCACTCGGAGAATGAAATGTTGTCCTGGAATGTTCTGGATCTTTCTGGACTATTTTCAGACCAGTCACTTGAAGAAGAGTGGCCTCCCAAATTTCTTATGCCAGTTTCCAAAGGAAGAACTCACACAAGTGGTACGCAATGTAGATAAAGTAGCTGAGTTCCTACAACAAGAATTGCAAAAATTCAGAGATAACCCCCCATGCAGCATCCCTCAAGAGTCCTTAAACATTCTCCATGGATTTTACTGGATCCATGGAATATCAGGCACCCATAAGACTAAATACTTGACTTTGGAAAAGATGGTAACCTATGTAGCAGAGAAGTGTGATGTTTTCTTGAGTAAAGGCTATTCTCCCCAAGATATTGCAGTGCTTTTCAGCACAGACAGGGAAAAGAAATCCTATGAGCATATGTTCCTGAGAgaaataaggaagaggaggagagcatCTCAGATGAATGTCACATCTCTCTGTCATTCTAACATGTTTGACAGCATTCGTCGATTCTCGGGACTGGAAAGAAGCATTGTGTTTGGTATCAATCCCATTGCAACTGAGCAGCCCATTTCCCATAACCTATTGCTCTGCCTGGCTTCCAGAGCAAGGAAACATCTGTATATCCTGTATCTTTCAGCTCCTGAGGGGCATAGCTCAACAGTGGCATGCTGA